In Stomoxys calcitrans chromosome 2, idStoCalc2.1, whole genome shotgun sequence, the following proteins share a genomic window:
- the LOC106082785 gene encoding uncharacterized protein LOC106082785: MTMMLLMLMLILVVIISASYKYPKEQSSPKQLSSPKKQSSPKQLFSPKQQYGPNQLPSPKQQSSPKMLSSPKQQSSPKQLSSPKQPPKQLSSPKQLSSPKQQSSPKQLSSPKRLSSPKQLSIPKQLSSPKQLSSPKQLSSPKQLSSPKQLSSPKQLSSPKQLYSPKQLSSPKKQSSPKQLSSPKQLSSPK; encoded by the exons atgacgatgatgctGCTCATGTTGATGTTGATATTGGTGGTGATAATCTCTGCCAGTTATAAATA TCCTAAAGAGCAGTCTAGTCCTAAACAGCTGTCTAGTCCTAAAAAGCAGTCTAGTCCTAAACAGCTGTTTAGTCCTAAACAGCAGTATGGTCCTAACCAGCTGCCTAGTCCTAAACAGCAGTCTAGTCCTAAAATGCTGTCTAGTCCTAAACAGCAGTCTAGTCCTAAGCAGCTGTCTAGTCCTAAACAGCC TCCTAAACAGCTGTCTAGTCCTAAACAGCTGTCTAGTCCTAAACAGCAGTCTAGCCCAAAACAGCTGTCTAGTCCTAAACGGCTATCTAGTCCTAAACAGCTGTCTATTCCTAAACAGCTGTCTAGTCCTAAACAGCTGTCTAGTCCTAAACAGCTGTCTAGTCCTAAACAGCTGTCTAGTCCTAAACAGCTGTCTAGTCCTAAACAGCTGTCTAGTCCTAAACAGCTGTATAGTCCTAAACAGCTGTCTAGTCCTAAAAAGCAATCTAGTCCTAAACAGCTTTCTAGTCCTAAACAGCTGTCTAGTCCTAAATAG